The following coding sequences are from one Onychomys torridus chromosome 14, mOncTor1.1, whole genome shotgun sequence window:
- the LOC118595457 gene encoding GSK3B-interacting protein isoform X1 yields the protein MGRPCLKEGLSEPYRMETDYNPVELGSMSGFEEGSELNGFEGTDMKDMRLEAEAVVNDVLFAVNSMFVSKSLRCADDVAYINVETKERNRYCLELTEAGLRVVGYAFDQVEDHLQTPYHETVYSLLDTLSPAYREAFGNALLQRLEALKRDGQS from the exons AATGGAAACAGACTATAACCCCGTGGAGCTGGGCAGTATGTCTGGATTTGAAGAAGGCTCTGAGCTCAATGGGTTCGAAGGAACGGACATGAAGGACATGCGGCTAGAGGCTGAGGCCGTTGTAAATGATGTTCTCTTCGCCGTCAACAGCATGTTTGTCTCAAAAAGCCTGCGCTGTGCAGATGATGTGGCTTACATCAACGTGGAGACAAAAGAGAGGAACCGATATTGCCTAGAGCTCACAGAAGCAGGGCTCAGG GTGGTGGGCTATGCTTTTGACCAGGTGGAGGATCATTTGCAAACCCCTTACCACGAGACAGTCTACTCCTTGTTGGATACGCTCAGCCCTGCCTACCGGGAAGCATTTGGAAATGCACTCCTTCAGAGACTGGAAGCTTTGAAAAGGGATGGGCAGTCATGA
- the LOC118595457 gene encoding GSK3B-interacting protein isoform X2, producing MGARRMETDYNPVELGSMSGFEEGSELNGFEGTDMKDMRLEAEAVVNDVLFAVNSMFVSKSLRCADDVAYINVETKERNRYCLELTEAGLRVVGYAFDQVEDHLQTPYHETVYSLLDTLSPAYREAFGNALLQRLEALKRDGQS from the exons AATGGAAACAGACTATAACCCCGTGGAGCTGGGCAGTATGTCTGGATTTGAAGAAGGCTCTGAGCTCAATGGGTTCGAAGGAACGGACATGAAGGACATGCGGCTAGAGGCTGAGGCCGTTGTAAATGATGTTCTCTTCGCCGTCAACAGCATGTTTGTCTCAAAAAGCCTGCGCTGTGCAGATGATGTGGCTTACATCAACGTGGAGACAAAAGAGAGGAACCGATATTGCCTAGAGCTCACAGAAGCAGGGCTCAGG GTGGTGGGCTATGCTTTTGACCAGGTGGAGGATCATTTGCAAACCCCTTACCACGAGACAGTCTACTCCTTGTTGGATACGCTCAGCCCTGCCTACCGGGAAGCATTTGGAAATGCACTCCTTCAGAGACTGGAAGCTTTGAAAAGGGATGGGCAGTCATGA
- the LOC118595457 gene encoding GSK3B-interacting protein isoform X3, which translates to METDYNPVELGSMSGFEEGSELNGFEGTDMKDMRLEAEAVVNDVLFAVNSMFVSKSLRCADDVAYINVETKERNRYCLELTEAGLRVVGYAFDQVEDHLQTPYHETVYSLLDTLSPAYREAFGNALLQRLEALKRDGQS; encoded by the exons ATGGAAACAGACTATAACCCCGTGGAGCTGGGCAGTATGTCTGGATTTGAAGAAGGCTCTGAGCTCAATGGGTTCGAAGGAACGGACATGAAGGACATGCGGCTAGAGGCTGAGGCCGTTGTAAATGATGTTCTCTTCGCCGTCAACAGCATGTTTGTCTCAAAAAGCCTGCGCTGTGCAGATGATGTGGCTTACATCAACGTGGAGACAAAAGAGAGGAACCGATATTGCCTAGAGCTCACAGAAGCAGGGCTCAGG GTGGTGGGCTATGCTTTTGACCAGGTGGAGGATCATTTGCAAACCCCTTACCACGAGACAGTCTACTCCTTGTTGGATACGCTCAGCCCTGCCTACCGGGAAGCATTTGGAAATGCACTCCTTCAGAGACTGGAAGCTTTGAAAAGGGATGGGCAGTCATGA